One Sulfurospirillum tamanense DNA window includes the following coding sequences:
- a CDS encoding L,D-transpeptidase family protein — MFRVLLISSIVWAHLWAIPLVETYRTQGVAALEKQAEEVLQSRAYWDAFIGEKDVSLGYYEREPMLVLVDKTADTLKVFEFEKGNPVLQMQHPVITGIGGDKQREGDLKTPVGVYEVVRRFVPSDPFYGQIAFALSYPNIMDKRMGKDGYGIWIHGHPLNSAQRYDQNTRGCVVMTNDLLDIFDAKVQEKKTLTLISEAGEPKVEKETIVALLTQVFEWRNAWKYSDVNRYMTFYHEDFRRFDGMRLEEFTRMKRTIFSRNEDKMILFNDLAVVPYPNEEGRPLFRVSYHQTYETKNYQHRGNKEIYVDFSNNQMKILVER, encoded by the coding sequence GTGTTTAGAGTATTGTTGATTAGTAGTATTGTGTGGGCACATCTTTGGGCGATTCCTTTAGTGGAAACCTATCGTACGCAAGGGGTTGCTGCCCTTGAAAAGCAAGCAGAAGAAGTGTTGCAAAGCCGTGCGTATTGGGATGCTTTTATTGGCGAAAAAGATGTTTCGCTAGGGTATTATGAGCGTGAGCCTATGTTGGTGTTGGTGGATAAAACGGCCGACACACTCAAGGTTTTTGAGTTTGAAAAAGGCAATCCTGTGTTGCAAATGCAGCATCCTGTTATCACCGGCATCGGGGGAGACAAGCAGCGCGAGGGTGACTTGAAAACCCCCGTAGGCGTGTATGAAGTGGTGCGCCGTTTTGTGCCAAGCGACCCTTTTTACGGGCAGATTGCTTTTGCCCTTTCTTATCCTAACATCATGGATAAGCGCATGGGAAAAGACGGTTATGGGATTTGGATTCACGGTCATCCCCTCAACAGTGCCCAGCGGTACGACCAAAACACGCGCGGCTGTGTGGTTATGACTAATGATTTGTTGGATATTTTTGACGCCAAAGTGCAAGAGAAAAAAACCCTCACATTGATTTCAGAAGCGGGCGAGCCTAAAGTTGAGAAAGAAACCATCGTAGCATTGTTGACGCAGGTGTTTGAGTGGCGCAATGCCTGGAAATACAGCGATGTAAACCGCTATATGACTTTTTACCATGAAGATTTTAGGCGGTTTGACGGGATGCGCTTGGAAGAGTTTACCCGCATGAAACGCACGATTTTTTCACGCAACGAAGACAAAATGATTTTGTTTAATGATTTGGCTGTTGTCCCTTATCCTAACGAAGAAGGACGCCCATTGTTTCGTGTTTCTTACCATCAAACTTACGAAACAAAAAACTACCAACATCGGGGCAACAAAGAAATTTACGTGGATTTTTCAAACAATCAAATGAAAATACTAGTCGAACGCTAA
- the rsmG gene encoding 16S rRNA (guanine(527)-N(7))-methyltransferase RsmG has product MEWLDPLNAYPLPADFVSKVEAYSALLLTYNKTHNISGAKTTHAVRENILDSLYPLLFMETWPKRCIDIGSGAGFPGIPLALALPAMEMHLFEPIAKKSAFLHLVKSELGLANVVVKTERIEATQPFPCELICSRAVTNTKALLTLAKAFIIPTTCALLYKGSRANEELEGFSNYTLFERNQRRYVLVKDLL; this is encoded by the coding sequence ATGGAGTGGTTAGACCCGTTAAACGCGTATCCGTTGCCTGCGGATTTTGTCTCAAAAGTAGAAGCGTACAGTGCCTTACTTTTGACATACAACAAAACACACAATATCTCAGGCGCCAAAACCACCCACGCTGTGAGGGAAAATATCCTTGATAGCCTCTATCCGTTGTTGTTTATGGAAACATGGCCCAAGCGCTGCATCGACATTGGCAGCGGAGCGGGGTTTCCAGGCATCCCTTTAGCCCTTGCTTTACCTGCAATGGAGATGCATTTATTTGAACCTATCGCCAAAAAAAGTGCCTTTTTGCACTTGGTTAAAAGTGAGCTTGGGCTTGCGAATGTAGTAGTAAAAACCGAACGCATCGAAGCAACCCAGCCCTTTCCTTGTGAACTCATTTGCTCACGTGCAGTGACCAACACCAAGGCTTTGCTCACTCTTGCTAAGGCATTTATCATCCCCACCACCTGTGCCCTTTTGTATAAAGGTTCGCGGGCTAACGAAGAGCTTGAAGGCTTTTCAAATTACACACTTTTTGAGCGCAACCAACGGCGCTATGTTCTTGTAAAGGATTTGTTGTGA
- a CDS encoding PP0621 family protein produces the protein MILKILGLVAVLFLIYFFFFKMARTNGEAPLRKPKKPKKLQGETMLECAKCSTFVSDKDAIIKEGQFFCSRECANV, from the coding sequence GTGATTTTAAAAATTTTAGGCCTTGTTGCCGTCTTGTTTCTCATCTATTTTTTCTTTTTTAAAATGGCCCGCACCAACGGCGAAGCCCCTTTGCGTAAACCCAAAAAACCTAAAAAGCTTCAAGGGGAAACCATGTTAGAATGCGCCAAGTGCTCTACCTTTGTGAGTGACAAAGATGCCATCATTAAAGAAGGGCAGTTTTTTTGCTCTCGCGAATGTGCTAACGTTTAA
- a CDS encoding alanine racemase: MARITLNFHHYRHNLELLASKCGDMKKLMVVLKNNAYGHGISQMAPLAAAVGVRYAAVKDCAEGLKIEGLFERVLVLSDLPNSSACGALAFAIHSMESLEAVPSGTVVHLNIDTGMHRNGIFPSELTRAFEVIVRHNLVLEGVFTHFHSADVLGSDYFVQRARFDALKDNVRTLATRLGLPLPLFHACNSAGLLRHNGAFDDDVARVGISSYGYTDMPKLLGAFDLKPVLALWAKRMSTRTLHKGQKVGYAGMFEVPHTMVTSTYDVGYGDGLFRFDGTKEVLLQEGQPLLGRVSMDSFSSEGEADEVCVFSDALSMAQAANTITYEVLTRLSPWLSRVVIGRDE, encoded by the coding sequence ATGGCGCGCATTACCCTCAATTTTCACCATTACCGCCACAATTTAGAGCTTTTGGCTAGTAAATGTGGTGACATGAAAAAGCTCATGGTGGTGTTAAAAAACAATGCCTACGGGCACGGTATTAGTCAGATGGCGCCTCTTGCGGCAGCGGTAGGTGTGCGGTATGCGGCAGTAAAAGATTGCGCGGAGGGATTGAAGATCGAAGGATTGTTTGAGCGCGTATTGGTGCTTTCTGATCTCCCAAATTCCTCCGCATGCGGCGCATTGGCCTTTGCGATTCACTCCATGGAAAGCCTCGAAGCGGTTCCTTCTGGCACGGTGGTGCACCTAAACATTGATACAGGCATGCATCGCAATGGGATTTTTCCCTCTGAGCTTACGCGTGCCTTTGAGGTTATTGTACGGCACAATTTGGTGCTTGAGGGTGTGTTTACCCATTTTCACAGTGCTGATGTGTTGGGAAGTGATTACTTTGTGCAACGTGCACGCTTTGATGCCCTTAAAGACAACGTGCGTACTCTCGCAACACGACTTGGGTTGCCACTCCCGCTGTTTCATGCATGCAATTCGGCGGGATTATTGCGCCATAATGGCGCTTTTGATGACGATGTGGCGCGGGTGGGCATTTCAAGCTACGGCTACACGGACATGCCAAAATTGTTGGGTGCGTTTGATTTAAAGCCCGTGTTAGCACTGTGGGCAAAACGCATGAGTACGCGCACCTTGCACAAAGGCCAAAAAGTAGGGTACGCGGGCATGTTTGAAGTGCCGCACACTATGGTTACTTCGACTTATGATGTGGGGTATGGGGACGGACTGTTTCGCTTTGATGGCACTAAAGAGGTGTTGCTTCAAGAGGGTCAGCCTCTGCTTGGTCGGGTCTCCATGGACAGCTTTAGTAGTGAGGGAGAAGCGGATGAAGTGTGTGTGTTTTCCGATGCCTTATCCATGGCGCAGGCGGCCAACACCATTACTTATGAGGTGCTTACGCGTCTTTCTCCGTGGCTATCGCGTGTCGTGATTGGTCGAGACGAGTAG
- a CDS encoding POTRA domain-containing protein, with amino-acid sequence MALHVKNNWERIVPFSLIAASMLLAQTPPSTGDILRQVEPPKIVEPKRSDDVPVVTLPEILEETKPSTVESAVGPVGPSSLKATSTPTIQGFAFVGNDSVDDASLQEALASFVGQPLTPVIIAAAEEAATVFYQSKGFKKAKAYAFSDAIHKGTITLAIRARNHETLANDPKRVTSTMPQSVLEKAFYPGVLVKAFAFEGNEAITAKELHTQVSIHEGRTLSTKELLGVADTIIAYYRSRGFKNARAYLFKDNITDDGIVTYTIDTKDHQTHEKNPNRIHPSDTFPFATIPIAKTPERVSKPPVQQPVAPEAPKVKASEPSALINTFVFSGNTTIPSSELESLVVSYAGKTLSLSQLEEITSLITRRYRAKGYFVARAYIPTQVIEENKVEIAIIEGRYGEFYITNNSLVNDTLIQGMMDDIKGKDSISTDTLERAMLLINDTPGATITQADVKPGKHIGTSDFVITASPSSRYNGYILADNHGSPYTGENRLMGGFSINSPFGWGDKLSLNGLISDDTNLDNARIAYGFPLYFSGTRGELSYSRTTYSLGDIYKPLDAVGLSEGVTFEISHPLIRSRKENLSLFANLSAKKIEDKIRSTDTITKKSATTGSFGLRYDKSTLFLSKEANYNASFSFTAGDLDYKDAAQDTANTQGSYQKLNLELSQSLLLSPLWMWNNTLRAQYALSNKNLDGSEDFSVGGNGGVRAYPDGELSAENGYVYTTELRYSLPMLKGISHQVGVFYGIGRTYMSDNTVGFEAKTLQNAGVSYYVSYRDFFLHTHLASRIDSKKVESEDNYRTRFFVQGGWVF; translated from the coding sequence ATGGCTTTACATGTAAAGAACAATTGGGAAAGAATCGTCCCTTTTTCCCTTATAGCTGCGAGCATGCTTTTGGCTCAAACACCGCCCTCTACGGGAGATATTTTACGCCAAGTAGAGCCGCCCAAAATCGTTGAGCCAAAACGCTCCGATGATGTGCCTGTGGTCACTTTGCCCGAAATTTTAGAAGAGACAAAACCTTCTACAGTAGAATCGGCCGTTGGCCCCGTTGGCCCTAGCTCTCTAAAAGCCACATCTACCCCAACCATCCAAGGCTTTGCTTTTGTAGGCAATGATTCGGTGGATGACGCTTCTTTGCAAGAGGCTTTAGCTTCTTTTGTGGGGCAACCGCTTACCCCTGTTATTATCGCCGCAGCCGAAGAAGCCGCAACAGTTTTTTACCAATCCAAGGGCTTTAAAAAAGCCAAAGCCTACGCCTTTAGTGATGCCATACACAAGGGAACAATTACCCTAGCTATTCGCGCTCGAAACCACGAAACCTTAGCCAATGACCCAAAACGCGTTACATCCACTATGCCTCAATCCGTTTTAGAAAAAGCCTTTTATCCAGGTGTGCTGGTTAAGGCTTTCGCCTTTGAAGGCAACGAAGCCATTACTGCAAAGGAGCTTCACACACAAGTTTCTATCCACGAGGGACGTACCCTCTCCACTAAAGAACTCTTGGGCGTTGCTGACACCATCATTGCTTATTACCGAAGTCGTGGTTTTAAAAACGCAAGGGCGTATCTATTTAAAGACAATATCACCGATGATGGTATTGTCACCTATACCATTGATACCAAAGACCACCAAACGCACGAAAAAAATCCAAATCGCATCCACCCATCAGACACATTTCCTTTTGCAACCATTCCCATAGCCAAAACACCAGAACGTGTTTCCAAGCCACCAGTCCAGCAACCTGTCGCCCCAGAAGCACCCAAGGTAAAAGCCTCAGAACCATCAGCCCTTATCAATACTTTTGTATTTTCAGGAAACACCACCATCCCCTCATCAGAGCTTGAATCCCTTGTTGTGTCTTATGCAGGCAAAACCTTGAGTCTTTCCCAGCTTGAAGAAATAACCTCTTTGATTACTAGACGCTACCGAGCAAAAGGCTACTTTGTAGCGCGTGCTTATATACCAACGCAAGTTATCGAAGAAAATAAGGTAGAAATAGCCATCATCGAAGGGCGCTATGGAGAGTTTTACATCACCAACAACTCTTTAGTAAATGACACACTCATCCAAGGCATGATGGATGACATCAAAGGAAAAGACTCCATCTCCACAGACACCCTAGAGCGCGCCATGCTTTTGATTAACGACACCCCAGGCGCTACCATTACGCAAGCCGATGTAAAACCAGGTAAGCACATAGGCACTAGCGACTTTGTCATCACTGCAAGCCCAAGCAGTCGCTACAATGGCTACATCCTAGCCGACAACCACGGCTCACCCTACACGGGCGAAAACCGACTGATGGGCGGCTTTTCTATCAATTCACCTTTTGGATGGGGCGACAAACTCTCACTCAACGGCCTCATTAGTGACGACACCAATCTGGACAATGCTCGCATTGCTTACGGGTTTCCTTTGTATTTTAGTGGCACAAGAGGAGAGCTCTCTTATTCGCGCACTACCTATAGCCTAGGAGATATTTACAAGCCACTTGATGCAGTTGGGCTTTCCGAGGGTGTTACTTTTGAAATTTCTCATCCACTTATCCGAAGCCGCAAAGAAAATCTCTCTCTCTTTGCCAACTTGTCTGCCAAAAAAATAGAGGATAAAATTCGCTCCACTGATACAATTACTAAAAAATCTGCCACCACAGGCTCTTTTGGCTTGCGCTACGACAAATCAACCCTCTTTTTAAGCAAAGAGGCCAATTACAATGCTAGCTTTTCGTTTACCGCGGGGGATTTAGACTACAAAGACGCCGCCCAAGACACAGCAAACACCCAAGGAAGCTATCAAAAACTCAATCTAGAACTCTCTCAAAGCCTCTTGCTTTCTCCTCTTTGGATGTGGAACAATACCTTGCGCGCCCAATACGCCCTTAGCAATAAAAATCTCGACGGTAGCGAAGATTTTAGCGTTGGCGGAAACGGGGGCGTGAGGGCTTACCCTGATGGGGAATTAAGTGCCGAAAATGGCTATGTCTACACCACGGAATTGCGCTACTCCCTTCCCATGCTCAAAGGTATCTCCCATCAAGTTGGGGTTTTTTATGGCATTGGAAGAACTTACATGAGCGACAACACCGTGGGCTTTGAGGCCAAAACCTTGCAAAACGCGGGTGTGAGTTATTATGTCTCCTACAGAGATTTTTTCTTGCACACCCATTTAGCCAGCCGTATTGATAGCAAAAAAGTGGAGAGTGAAGACAACTATCGCACGCGTTTTTTCGTGCAAGGAGGATGGGTGTTTTAG
- the htpX gene encoding zinc metalloprotease HtpX, with translation MEIVKTALLMIGLTLLLVVIGGLFGGQQGMLLALIFATVMNFFSYFYSDKLVLRHFKAVEVTEHQASGLFRIVRRLCERSNTPMPKVYIIKDATPNAFATGRNPSNAAVAVTEGLLNLLDENEIEAVLAHELSHVRHYDILIGTVAATVAGAIAILANMMQFSAMFGRSGNRNVHPALMFLMAILLPIAASVIQMAISRNREYLADAGAARLTGHPEWLQSALSKLENYNRRTTLKEATPQSAHMFIINPFAGKKIDFGALFATHPSTQERIARLEQLKHQR, from the coding sequence ATGGAAATCGTAAAAACCGCCCTACTAATGATAGGGCTTACCCTGCTTCTTGTGGTCATTGGCGGTCTTTTTGGTGGCCAACAAGGCATGTTGCTTGCACTCATTTTTGCCACGGTGATGAATTTTTTTAGCTACTTTTACTCCGACAAGCTCGTCTTGCGCCACTTTAAAGCCGTTGAAGTAACCGAACATCAAGCCAGCGGGCTTTTTCGCATTGTACGCCGCTTGTGCGAACGCTCCAACACGCCCATGCCAAAAGTCTACATCATCAAAGACGCCACCCCTAACGCTTTTGCCACAGGACGCAATCCAAGCAATGCGGCAGTGGCGGTCACCGAGGGGCTACTAAATTTGCTCGATGAGAATGAAATCGAAGCCGTGCTTGCGCACGAACTTAGCCACGTACGCCATTACGACATCCTCATTGGCACCGTTGCAGCCACCGTGGCGGGTGCCATTGCCATCTTGGCCAACATGATGCAATTTAGTGCCATGTTTGGGCGCAGTGGCAACCGCAATGTGCACCCCGCGCTCATGTTTTTGATGGCTATCTTGTTGCCCATTGCCGCAAGTGTCATTCAAATGGCCATCAGTCGCAACCGCGAATACCTTGCCGACGCAGGAGCCGCACGCCTAACAGGCCATCCTGAATGGCTCCAAAGCGCACTAAGCAAACTGGAAAACTACAACCGTCGCACCACCCTCAAAGAGGCCACACCCCAAAGTGCCCATATGTTTATCATCAATCCCTTTGCGGGCAAAAAAATCGACTTCGGCGCTTTGTTTGCCACCCATCCCTCCACCCAAGAGCGCATCGCACGCCTTGAACAGCTCAAACACCAAAGATGA
- a CDS encoding two-partner secretion domain-containing protein, translating into MRPFTPDFKSRFRILKGGKVSHVVGAFLSSSLIAYAAPSGGVVTSGSATISSTGSVTTINQSTQKSSINWQNFSIGANETVNFKQPNASAITLNRVVGNERSIIDGALNANGQVWLLNANGVLFGKNAAINTAGLLATTKNISDEAFQAGNYTFGGNSSQGIINLGALHVNDGAYVALFGKEVINKGIIRATLGDVHVKGGEAFALNLNGNSLVNLTVTKGTLNALVENKGAIIADGGEVYLTTNSVDELLKGVVNNSGVVQANTMQEMGGKIVLFAHGGATSVSGSLEAQFVETSGKTLAITSASSIKAAHWLIDPENIVVESAGGADVAGSSIAASAIQNYLNGTGGLTLLADNNIYINQALAWNANQLTLSAGNDIAINAHMHATGSGALALYYGQATSSGGSSRYTVTEGVDVTIPTATAFTWKKGSDGTLTNLVLDNGNLRFGTGTQASIDSMGALLQPFYYDNVTAGRDGWFKLTYSSYPLDYAIGVGGDGANAYNINGDILSTHGYTPLSSVVSNLSINIAKYFEKTGTVSVTMDVATPNYGTIQTTNTYTLNPNTYFMKADTSVVNTTEADLSNMRLWIGTRDDYVGPRDSNYKIKGNIGAEGFEAITEQTQEAKAIIVSEDTFESGNGAAVLFYSTTLGTNTVIQSCCSFTNVINQNPLTSRISTPTQEDGSYGIFLSLGNLPSGQGGMVTWYYAAAPVSFLNETVTQVGESSGSIPTAPPVAPTPTPTPSNPTQAIVTAIINTAATTPPTLPRLQPTPEHPNQAPESTGFSNFSPNTPIQTPLQRGEIIVTNAMTPLSSMGFSEGTRVTLVSKPDEAKPVARVTQAQLQAMQQPAQPTNETDTQDGTGATPAMETRVLVAQDSLIELVNGGILLPEGIDQEFYIEERL; encoded by the coding sequence ATGCGCCCTTTTACCCCTGATTTTAAATCCCGTTTTCGTATCCTAAAAGGCGGAAAAGTTTCCCATGTAGTGGGTGCTTTTTTGAGTTCATCCTTGATAGCTTACGCAGCCCCTAGTGGTGGCGTGGTGACAAGTGGAAGTGCAACCATCTCCAGCACAGGCTCAGTTACTACCATCAACCAAAGTACGCAAAAGAGCTCTATTAATTGGCAAAACTTTAGCATCGGTGCAAACGAAACAGTAAACTTCAAGCAACCCAATGCCAGTGCCATAACTCTAAACCGAGTAGTTGGGAACGAAAGGAGCATCATTGATGGAGCGCTAAACGCCAATGGTCAAGTGTGGCTACTCAATGCCAACGGCGTACTTTTTGGAAAAAATGCAGCCATTAACACCGCTGGACTTTTAGCGACCACGAAAAACATCAGTGATGAAGCATTTCAAGCGGGAAATTACACTTTTGGCGGGAACTCATCCCAAGGTATCATCAACCTAGGCGCTTTACATGTAAATGATGGTGCATACGTAGCGCTTTTTGGAAAAGAAGTTATCAACAAGGGCATCATTAGAGCGACTCTGGGAGATGTACATGTAAAAGGCGGGGAGGCGTTTGCTCTAAACCTCAATGGCAACTCTTTGGTAAATCTTACCGTAACAAAAGGCACCCTTAATGCGCTCGTAGAAAACAAAGGGGCCATCATAGCCGATGGCGGGGAGGTGTATCTGACAACCAATTCCGTAGACGAACTCCTAAAGGGCGTAGTCAACAATTCTGGAGTCGTGCAAGCAAATACGATGCAAGAGATGGGCGGAAAGATAGTCTTGTTTGCCCACGGAGGCGCCACCTCTGTTTCTGGAAGCCTAGAAGCCCAGTTTGTGGAAACCAGCGGCAAAACCCTTGCCATCACCTCAGCCTCTTCCATTAAAGCAGCCCACTGGCTCATTGATCCTGAAAATATCGTCGTAGAATCCGCGGGTGGAGCGGATGTAGCGGGTTCTAGCATTGCTGCTAGCGCCATCCAAAACTACCTTAATGGCACGGGCGGCCTGACGCTTTTAGCAGACAATAACATCTACATTAACCAAGCCTTAGCATGGAATGCCAACCAACTCACCCTCAGTGCGGGCAATGACATTGCCATTAATGCCCACATGCATGCCACAGGCTCAGGAGCATTGGCACTGTATTATGGCCAAGCAACCTCGAGCGGCGGAAGCAGTCGGTACACAGTGACTGAGGGCGTAGATGTCACCATCCCTACTGCCACAGCTTTTACATGGAAAAAAGGAAGCGATGGCACACTGACTAACCTTGTTCTTGACAATGGCAACTTACGCTTTGGCACAGGAACCCAAGCCTCTATTGACAGCATGGGTGCGCTGTTGCAGCCTTTTTATTATGACAACGTGACTGCGGGCAGAGACGGGTGGTTTAAGCTTACTTATTCAAGCTACCCCCTAGACTACGCCATTGGAGTTGGCGGGGATGGCGCCAATGCTTATAATATCAATGGGGACATTCTCTCAACCCACGGCTACACCCCTCTTTCCTCGGTTGTTTCCAATCTCTCCATCAACATTGCGAAGTATTTTGAAAAAACAGGTACTGTTTCAGTCACCATGGACGTGGCTACACCCAACTACGGCACCATTCAAACAACCAACACCTACACCCTAAACCCCAATACCTACTTTATGAAAGCAGACACCTCAGTTGTTAACACTACAGAGGCAGATTTGAGCAACATGCGCTTGTGGATTGGGACACGAGATGATTATGTGGGGCCAAGGGACTCCAATTATAAAATCAAAGGAAATATCGGCGCAGAGGGGTTTGAAGCCATTACTGAACAGACTCAAGAAGCCAAAGCCATCATTGTTTCAGAAGACACTTTTGAAAGCGGTAACGGAGCAGCGGTACTGTTTTATTCTACTACTCTTGGCACCAACACCGTTATCCAATCCTGTTGCTCTTTTACCAATGTTATTAATCAAAACCCCCTTACCTCACGCATCTCCACTCCAACTCAAGAGGATGGTTCCTATGGTATCTTCTTGAGTCTGGGCAACTTGCCAAGTGGGCAAGGCGGCATGGTTACATGGTACTACGCGGCTGCGCCCGTCTCTTTCTTAAATGAAACCGTTACCCAAGTAGGTGAATCTTCGGGCTCCATCCCAACAGCTCCTCCGGTCGCACCTACACCCACGCCCACGCCAAGCAATCCGACACAAGCCATTGTCACGGCCATAATAAACACTGCCGCAACAACGCCCCCCACTCTGCCGCGTCTACAGCCAACTCCTGAGCACCCAAACCAAGCTCCAGAATCCACAGGGTTTTCCAATTTTTCACCAAACACGCCAATACAAACTCCACTTCAAAGAGGGGAGATAATCGTCACAAACGCCATGACACCACTTTCCAGCATGGGTTTTTCTGAGGGAACACGGGTGACCCTTGTGTCAAAACCCGATGAAGCAAAACCTGTTGCGCGCGTCACTCAAGCCCAGCTTCAAGCCATGCAACAACCCGCCCAACCAACCAATGAGACAGATACTCAAGATGGTACAGGAGCTACTCCGGCCATGGAAACCCGAGTGCTTGTAGCGCAAGATTCACTCATAGAGCTTGTCAATGGTGGCATTCTCTTGCCAGAAGGTATTGACCAAGAATTTTATATAGAAGAAAGGCTCTAA
- a CDS encoding GGDEF domain-containing protein, with the protein MHPKSTVIFATLAAIVLYLVVDISLFHANMPFSVALGENLGARAVVVGLLVFLGGIAFFLLSKDQEEVITPQKEASLHEAIVGIIFSPAPLHVRLEKSLQMVAKALKLEQLVIMQYQSESLKRLYQLNETHPIAQTLMLLDQAPHSPLEKEVLNFHEKKEVSHTLLLHPSGHAVHFALLKAEHLLKPSGILSAVFQKGTTPSLKESEALKFLAQNIAFALSVAQKKEAILRASEQQVDQQLDEDPRFNIFTNFKLRQIILYEMKRNQRHKTDLSLLLFGIDHFANLQGMLSQKKALEIQKELVALIKASLRNTDVFGVWDENIFAIVLPDIPFQSANALSQKLALLISKKRFEGVGKITCSFGITTFMSPEDTIESFRRRAESALEKAHKEGGDKTEIKLLVSTNHDTR; encoded by the coding sequence ATGCATCCAAAAAGTACGGTTATTTTTGCCACTTTGGCAGCAATTGTTCTTTATTTGGTCGTAGATATTAGCCTCTTTCATGCCAATATGCCTTTTTCTGTTGCCCTTGGAGAAAACCTTGGAGCAAGAGCGGTGGTGGTTGGCCTTTTGGTTTTTTTGGGGGGCATTGCTTTTTTCCTTCTTTCTAAAGACCAAGAAGAAGTAATTACTCCTCAAAAAGAGGCTAGTTTGCATGAGGCTATCGTTGGGATTATTTTTTCCCCTGCACCTTTACATGTAAGGCTTGAAAAAAGCTTGCAAATGGTCGCCAAAGCCCTAAAACTAGAACAATTAGTCATCATGCAGTATCAGTCTGAATCACTCAAGCGACTCTATCAACTCAACGAGACACACCCCATAGCGCAAACCCTCATGCTCTTAGACCAAGCGCCCCATTCTCCCTTGGAAAAAGAGGTGCTCAATTTTCATGAAAAAAAAGAAGTGTCGCACACTCTACTGCTACATCCTAGTGGCCACGCCGTACACTTTGCTTTACTCAAAGCCGAACACTTACTTAAACCCTCAGGAATACTAAGTGCTGTGTTTCAAAAAGGCACAACCCCTTCTCTTAAGGAGAGTGAGGCATTGAAGTTTTTGGCTCAAAATATTGCCTTTGCCCTCAGTGTTGCTCAGAAAAAAGAGGCGATTTTAAGAGCCAGTGAGCAACAAGTTGACCAACAACTTGACGAAGACCCGCGTTTTAATATTTTTACCAACTTTAAATTGCGTCAAATTATTCTTTATGAAATGAAACGCAACCAGCGTCACAAAACTGACCTCTCCCTCTTGCTATTTGGAATCGACCACTTCGCCAACCTTCAAGGCATGCTTTCCCAGAAAAAAGCGTTGGAAATTCAAAAAGAGTTGGTAGCTCTCATTAAAGCAAGTTTGCGCAACACGGATGTTTTTGGCGTGTGGGATGAAAATATTTTTGCGATTGTTTTACCTGATATTCCCTTTCAATCCGCCAATGCTCTCTCGCAAAAACTCGCCCTTCTTATCTCTAAAAAACGTTTTGAAGGGGTGGGAAAAATTACATGCAGTTTTGGCATTACGACATTTATGTCTCCAGAAGACACCATTGAAAGCTTCCGAAGACGCGCAGAGAGTGCTCTTGAAAAAGCGCACAAAGAAGGGGGAGATAAAACCGAAATAAAGCTACTCGTCTCGACCAATCACGACACGCGATAG